From a region of the Argiope bruennichi chromosome 8, qqArgBrue1.1, whole genome shotgun sequence genome:
- the LOC129981823 gene encoding fizzy-related protein homolog, whose amino-acid sequence MNQEYEKRLFRQRNGQNPNELSRISTPVKSPIKEVYGDRFIPCRASNSWQVNFSLLENSKTSGQNKKAKDTSSDCSKDGVAYNCLLKNELLGTAIEDVKEQVEERKAFTPTDGRNTNLFNYRVLDNSIINEASSPYSLSPVSSKSQKLLRSPRKAARKISRIPFKVLDAPELQDDFYLNLVDWSSTNVLSVGLGTCVYLWSACTSQVTRLCDLSADGDTVTSVSWAERGHLVAVGTHKGYVQVWDVGGNKCVSVLEGHSARVGALAWNGDILSSGSRDRLILQRDVRTPSMTPERRLGGHRQEVCGLKWSPDNQHLASGGNDNKLYVWNMSSLSPIQTYTEHLAAVKAIAWSPHHHGLLASGGGTADRCIRFWNTLTGQPMQWIDTGSQVCNLAWSKHASELVSTHGYSQNQILVWKYPSLTQVAKLTGHSYRVLYLAMSPDGESIVTGAGDETLRFWNVFSKARSQKEAKSALNLFTSIR is encoded by the coding sequence ATGAATCAAGAATATGAAAAGCGTTTATTTCGCCAGCGGAACGGCCAAAACCCCAACGAACTCTCACGCATTTCGACGCCTGTGAAATCGCCTATAAAGGAAGTGTATGGCGATCGCTTCATTCCGTGTCGTGCTTCAAATTCCTGGCAAGTGAATTTTTCTTTACTGGAAAATAGCAAAACATCTGGTCAAAATAAAAAAGCCAAAGATACTAGCTCTGATTGTTCTAAAGATGGTGTTGCTTACAATTGCTTATTAAAAAACGAACTTCTAGGAACTGCAATAGAAGACGTGAAGGAGCAAGTAGAAGAAAGAAAAGCATTTACGCCAACTGACGGTAGGAATACCAATTTATTCAACTATCGAGTTTTGGACAATTCCATTATCAATGAAGCTTCTTCACCTTATTCTTTATCACCAGTCAGCAGTAAAAGTCAGAAATTGTTAAGATCTCCTAGAAAAGCTGCAAGAAAAATTTCGCGGATACCTTTCAAAGTTTTAGATGCTCCTGAGTTACAAGATGACTTCTATCTCAACCTTGTGGATTGGTCATCTACAAATGTTTTAAGTGTTGGCTTAGGGACTTGTGTCTATTTATGGAGTGCATGCACCTCACAAGTTACACGTCTCTGTGATTTGTCTGCTGATGGAGACACTGTCACATCTGTTTCATGGGCAGAAAGAGGTCATTTAGTAGCCGTTGGTACTCACAAGGGTTATGTTCAAGTTTGGGATGTTGGCGGCAATAAATGCGTTTCTGTCTTGGAAGGCCATTCAGCTCGGGTGGGTGCCCTTGCCTGGAATGGGGACATTTTGTCTTCAGGGAGCCGTGATCGACTAATCTTGCAAAGAGATGTCCGTACACCATCCATGACCCCAGAGCGGAGGTTAGGTGGGCATCGGCAAGAAGTCTGTGGTCTCAAATGGTCACCTGATAATCAACATCTTGCATCTGgaggaaatgacaacaaattataTGTTTGGAATATGAGCAGTTTGTCTCCTATTCAGACTTATACGGAACACTTGGCTGCTGTAAAAGCCATTGCTTGGTCTCCACATCACCATGGCCTTTTGGCGAGTGGAGGTGGAACTGCAGATCGTTGCATTCGGTTCTGGAATACATTGACTGGACAACCAATGCAATGGATTGATACTGGCTCCCAAGTATGCAATCTAGCCTGGTCCAAACATGCATCTGAACTTGTAAGTACTCATGGCTACTCCCAAAATCAAATTCTTGTGTGGAAATATCCATCGTTAACCCAAGTGGCCAAACTAACTGGACATTCCTATCGAGTCCTGTATCTAGCCATGTCTCCTGATGGAGAATCTATTGTGACTGGAGCAGGTGATGAAACTCTTCGCTTTTGGAATGTATTTAGTAAAGCACGTTCACAAAAAGAAGCTAAATCtgcattaaatttgtttacaagTATTCGTTAG
- the LOC129981945 gene encoding dynein axonemal light chain 4-like isoform X1 — MTSVLKDKDINNRKVIFNYPLLKLLILQESDMTEEMKTDTMDLCVSSYEKYSTDHEKVARLIKETLDQKYGASWHVVVGEAFGFQISHDAKHLMYMFLAGNKAICVWKCS; from the exons atgacTTCAGTTCTGAAGGATAAAGACATTAATAATCGCAAAGTCATTTTCAACTATCCATTATTAAAA ttattGATACTTCAGGAATCTGATATGACAGAAGAAATGAAAACTGATACAATGGACCTTTGTGTCTCTTCATATGAAAAGTATTCTACAGACCATGAG aaAGTTGCTCGCCTTATTAAAGAAACCTTGGACCAGAAATATGGTGCTTCCTGGCATGTTGTTGTGGGAGAAGCCTTTGGATTCCAAATATCCCATGATGCAAAACATTTAATGTACATGTTTTTAGCTGGGAACAAAGCAATATGTGTGTGGAAGTGTTCTTAA
- the LOC129981945 gene encoding dynein axonemal light chain 4-like isoform X2 yields MTSVLKDKDINNRKVIFNYPLLKESDMTEEMKTDTMDLCVSSYEKYSTDHEKVARLIKETLDQKYGASWHVVVGEAFGFQISHDAKHLMYMFLAGNKAICVWKCS; encoded by the exons atgacTTCAGTTCTGAAGGATAAAGACATTAATAATCGCAAAGTCATTTTCAACTATCCATTATTAAAA GAATCTGATATGACAGAAGAAATGAAAACTGATACAATGGACCTTTGTGTCTCTTCATATGAAAAGTATTCTACAGACCATGAG aaAGTTGCTCGCCTTATTAAAGAAACCTTGGACCAGAAATATGGTGCTTCCTGGCATGTTGTTGTGGGAGAAGCCTTTGGATTCCAAATATCCCATGATGCAAAACATTTAATGTACATGTTTTTAGCTGGGAACAAAGCAATATGTGTGTGGAAGTGTTCTTAA